A stretch of DNA from Cryptomeria japonica chromosome 4, Sugi_1.0, whole genome shotgun sequence:
ctttaatatttttctatttaatcTCTTTTTAATCTGCCTTGTACAAAAATTACTAGCATGAAGAGGCTTTATCTGAGACACTTAAACCTTGCAGCCTTTGTGTGACCAGTTCTGAACTAATTTGTTGCTTAAAAACCTGCACATATGTCCTGCACGTGTACTTTGAGACGAGAAATTATGTTTAAAAGAGTTGGAATTATTGAAAGtatgttttaattttaattttctttcattattttaaaatattcGGTCAAAAATGTCCAACAAAAGTTTTGAGTTTTTGCATGCTTCCAGACTTGACTTGTTTGTAGCTTTTTTTAGTCTATTAAACATTAAGCAGTTGGACGGCTAAATATGACATATATTTTAAACACTTCTGACGCGGTTATCGTATTGGCAGGTTCTATGCCGCTGAGATCATATTGGCGCTGGAACATTTGCACAGCGTGGGCATTGTCTACAGAGACCTAAAGCCCGAAAACGTCCTTGTGCAAGAGGACGGTCACATTATGCTCACCGACTTTGACCTCTCCGCGGTTCTTAGACCGCCAACGGAACCGCCACAGTCTCCAAAACGGCCGGGAAAGTTCGCGTTCATGACATCGTGCGTTACTAGCTCGGTTTCACGTGTTTCTCCCGTAAACAAAAAGCCCCCCAACACGAAAACAAATTCTTTAGTGGGAACGGAGGAGTACGTGTCGCCGGAAATGCTCGAAGGCGGCGGCCACGACTTTCCCGTCGACTGGTGGGCCTTCGGAGTTTTGCTCTACGAGTTGAGCTCCGGCAAAACGCCGTTCACGGGGGCGACGAGAAAAGATACGTTTTACAACGTTCTGGTGAGGCAACCCCCGTTTTCCGGCCGCTGGACTCCGTTACGGGACCTCATTCAGAGATTGCTTATAAAAGATCCCAAACGGAGACTGGGTTTTAATGGGGTTGAAGAAATTAAATCACACTTTTTTTTCCGAGGCCTCGATTGGGAATCTATCGAGATGCTTGTTAACGTCACTGCGCCGCCATTTGTTCCTTCCCCCGTTTGCATGGACGATGTCGCCGCCATGCAGCGCATCGACGTCGAAAGACATCTTCTTTACCGGGAGGACAGTAAAAATGAAATGTCTCAGTCTGAAGGAAACCAAACTGATGTCTTTTCAGGGTTTTAGAAACGGGGTTGTTTAGTTTTGAAAGGTTTGAGCACCAGGAGAGAGTCACGCAGTATTTTTTGTGTTGGTGACTCTGATCATGAGTCTGTTTTGTAAAGATATATGATCGACTTCCTTCATGACTGTACTTCTGGATTTCCCCAAGGGACAATCTCCACCTTTGTATGCGGCAAAGGCTTCATAACGCTGACAGGGCAAATAGATGACTGCTTAGACCATTCGCTCTGCTTTCTTAACTAAAGGTCTAAATAATTGCCATTTGCCTTCACACTTTGTGATATATATACTAAAATGTTTATTCTTATATTTCATGACTGGAATGCATATGTCAGATTTTAACACTAGTTTAGAGGGTTGTAAGGGTGCATATATTTTGACACAATAGATTTGTTTGTTTAGTACTGTTAAAAGATAAATCTGTTTGTTTAAGTGTATACACTAACGTTTAATATTTTATGTCTGGAACATATATGTCAGATTTTAATATTTAGAGGGTTGTAAGAGTATAAATATTCATAAAATTATATAAACTAGCACTTGCATAAAAAATAAGGTGTAATGGTTAGGCTGATAGTATAATGTACTTTGAATAAAATATTGGATGGTTAAAAATCACAAAATGTAAAAATTCAATTTATTATCAATAATCATTTGTAAATAGATCAAATGTATATttgatttatattatatatttttaaaattccaTATGTTCACATTTGCAAAATTATATGAGAGATTGATAAGTTCAAACAAGAAATTATTTGCTTAAAATGGCATTAAAAGCTTGTGTTATTTTCCCCCACAAAATATGCATACAAATCCTTGAAGCATTTTAAGAGTAATCACTATATTAGTCATCATGAGGAAGACCATGTGCTTAAGACAAATAAAGAACTATTATTAAATAGGATCTTGCATCAACTTAACCTTTATGTATTAGCAATTATATAGAAAAGATAGAGAGCAACCACTACCGAAACAATGAGAATAGTAAAATTCTTGTTGTCCACCATTTACCTCATATTACACATGCCATCTAGTTAAAGATTAAATTTGTTGACCAATTGAATCCAAGGGAAAAACAAAGTCTATTAGAGCTCTATGCTTTTTCTCTATGAATCCTCCTAGAGAGCTAAATATCCTTAGGCATGATGGTGACTCTCTTAGCGTGGATGGAACACAAGTTGCTATCCTCAAAAAGGTCCACCAAATATGATTCTATTGTCTCTTGCTATGCTAGAACAACACGACTCTGAAAT
This window harbors:
- the LOC131061622 gene encoding serine/threonine-protein kinase OXI1, whose protein sequence is MKINFGEASADDLGMEMEMEMEIEELKAVKVVGKGAMGTVFLIQKRGFDRPLALKAMSKSVLEKQKDGLKRARVEKEILSSLRHPFLPTLFGQVDTEKIVGWVVDYCSGGDLNGLRRRQPEKIFSENVIRFYAAEIILALEHLHSVGIVYRDLKPENVLVQEDGHIMLTDFDLSAVLRPPTEPPQSPKRPGKFAFMTSCVTSSVSRVSPVNKKPPNTKTNSLVGTEEYVSPEMLEGGGHDFPVDWWAFGVLLYELSSGKTPFTGATRKDTFYNVLVRQPPFSGRWTPLRDLIQRLLIKDPKRRLGFNGVEEIKSHFFFRGLDWESIEMLVNVTAPPFVPSPVCMDDVAAMQRIDVERHLLYREDSKNEMSQSEGNQTDVFSGF